In one Culex quinquefasciatus strain JHB chromosome 2, VPISU_Cqui_1.0_pri_paternal, whole genome shotgun sequence genomic region, the following are encoded:
- the LOC6036366 gene encoding proteasome maturation protein translates to METSVKVTPQMPSSFKEFAGHVEPRDENCAAQLRFGHPLKQSELNYDQHRQNLNLQMLRNREGLAAPLKLTMELKSVSKVGHLPFLPSTNVARDVLTGRDELIDYTDIFNLAENSEIMAQPHAVMEKNLGIL, encoded by the exons ATG GAAACCTCCGTCAAAGTGACTCCCCAGATGCCGAGCAGCTTCAAGGAGTTTGCCGGCCACGTCGAGCCCCGGGACGAGAACTGTGCCGCTCAGCTTCGTTTCGGCCACCCCCTGAAGCAGTCGGAACTGAAT TACGATCAGCACCGCCAGAACCTGAACCTGCAGATGCTCCGGAACCGGGAAGGGCTGGCCGCCCCCCTCAAGCTTACCATGGAGCTCAAGTCGGTCTCGAAGGTGGGCCATCTGCCGTTCCTGCCGTCGACGAACGTGGCCCGGGATGTGCTTACGGGGCGCGATGAGCTGATCGATTACACCGACATCTTCAACCTGGCGGAGAACTCGGAAATCATGGCCCAGCCCCATGCCGTCATGGAGAAGAATTTGGGTATTTTGTAA